From Microcystis aeruginosa NIES-2549, a single genomic window includes:
- a CDS encoding glycosyltransferase family 2 protein, translated as MPKVTVCIPTYNRADYLSYSINSVLGQTYEDFELIVCDDGSSDRTPEVVTAFQDSRIIYLRHPQNLGRSLNMRSGFTAARGEYFIKFDDDDGLTPEFLAKTVPILDQEKNVDFVCTDHWIIDKFGQKVTAATQENSAKWGKDRLQKGIIPDLERQTFSYQSLQVGSTLFRYQSLADVDYMRPQADGCEDFDLLVRLALVGKQAYFLPELLMEYRFHGGQTSLKQAVHFLQAKLFCTESYQFNDLKLEEERVKKAAFLQESLGIKLIEKGETEAGRFLIEKASKLSGKSRRARLGLLLSYLPLNLRQLAFQGFRQLRPKDYAEQVRAV; from the coding sequence ATGCCGAAAGTAACTGTTTGTATTCCCACCTATAACCGCGCCGATTATCTCAGCTATTCGATTAATAGTGTCTTGGGGCAGACTTATGAAGATTTTGAGTTAATTGTTTGTGATGATGGTTCTTCTGATCGTACCCCAGAAGTGGTGACAGCATTTCAGGATTCGAGAATAATTTATCTGCGTCATCCCCAAAATCTTGGCAGAAGTTTAAATATGCGATCGGGTTTTACGGCTGCTCGGGGAGAATATTTTATTAAATTCGATGATGATGATGGACTAACTCCCGAATTTTTAGCGAAAACTGTCCCTATTTTAGATCAAGAAAAAAACGTTGATTTTGTCTGTACCGATCACTGGATTATTGATAAATTTGGACAAAAAGTTACGGCTGCCACCCAAGAAAATTCAGCCAAATGGGGCAAGGACAGATTACAAAAAGGGATTATTCCCGATTTAGAAAGACAAACTTTTTCCTATCAAAGTTTACAGGTGGGTTCGACTCTTTTTCGTTATCAATCCTTAGCCGATGTGGATTATATGCGCCCTCAAGCGGATGGTTGTGAAGATTTTGATTTATTAGTGCGTTTAGCCTTAGTGGGAAAACAAGCTTATTTTCTGCCAGAATTATTAATGGAATATCGTTTTCATGGCGGTCAAACTAGCTTAAAACAAGCGGTTCACTTTTTGCAAGCAAAATTGTTTTGTACGGAAAGTTATCAATTTAATGATCTAAAATTAGAAGAAGAAAGAGTAAAAAAGGCGGCTTTTTTACAGGAATCTTTGGGAATAAAATTAATTGAAAAGGGAGAAACCGAAGCTGGGCGATTTTTAATAGAAAAAGCCTCGAAATTGTCAGGAAAATCCCGACGAGCTAGACTGGGTTTACTGCTTTCCTATTTACCTCTAAACTTGAGACAATTGGCTTTTCAAGGTTTCCGTCAACTACGTCCTAAAGATTACGCTGAACAGGTCAGAGCCGTATAA
- a CDS encoding NADPH-dependent FMN reductase — protein MIKIVGINGSLRSGSYSAMALEVAISRLGALGVETEIIDLRKLSLPFCNGGDDYSDYPDVAKMQQTVKSAAGLILATPEYHGSVSGVMKNALDLMSFEELSGKVAGLISVLGGQSNSNALNDLRIILRWVHAWVIPEQISLGQAWKVFNEEGKILDEKLSQRFDAFAQSLVDNTRKLNEI, from the coding sequence CGGATCCTATAGTGCGATGGCGTTAGAAGTTGCTATCAGTCGATTAGGGGCGTTAGGAGTAGAAACGGAGATAATTGACCTAAGAAAACTCTCTTTACCCTTCTGTAACGGGGGAGATGACTATTCTGACTATCCCGATGTAGCCAAAATGCAGCAAACGGTTAAATCGGCAGCAGGATTAATTTTGGCGACACCGGAATATCATGGTAGTGTCAGTGGTGTGATGAAGAATGCCCTAGATTTAATGAGTTTTGAGGAGTTATCGGGAAAGGTTGCCGGGTTAATCAGTGTTTTAGGCGGCCAATCCAATAGTAACGCCCTCAATGATTTAAGAATAATTCTCCGTTGGGTTCATGCTTGGGTAATTCCGGAACAAATTAGCTTAGGACAAGCGTGGAAAGTCTTCAACGAAGAAGGAAAAATCCTTGACGAGAAGCTTTCCCAACGTTTTGACGCTTTTGCGCAAAGTTTAGTCGATAATACGCGTAAACTCAACGAGATCTAG
- a CDS encoding glycosyltransferase family 2 protein: MAPKIAGIICTYNRDHYLAAAIDSLLAQTCPDCEILVVDNASTDKTRQVVESRLGDGRLKYVYEPILGLSTARNRGAKETRAPILAYLDDDAIASPQWLQILLNAYENNQKLAVAGGKVTLIWPQGYSQPNWLSDQLAGGLGAFDLGDNVVYISQADLTPRGVNYSIRRDFWEKIGGFDPNLGRIGKKLLSNEELYTTELALAQGWQVGYFPAALVEHNVAPERINRQWFMRRSWWQGISEHYREEVAGKTGLAQFGRGGERLVRGLVKSVKFINDPAKSFDNLLYAYGQIGYLSEAAKAMLNPQK, translated from the coding sequence ATGGCTCCTAAAATAGCAGGGATTATCTGTACCTACAACCGCGATCACTACCTAGCAGCAGCGATCGATAGTCTTTTGGCGCAAACTTGCCCAGATTGTGAGATTTTAGTGGTTGATAACGCATCTACCGATAAAACCCGTCAGGTGGTCGAGTCGCGTCTGGGAGATGGGCGGCTAAAATACGTTTACGAACCTATTTTAGGGCTATCTACCGCCAGAAATCGCGGGGCGAAGGAAACTAGAGCGCCGATTTTAGCCTATTTGGATGACGATGCGATCGCTAGTCCTCAATGGTTGCAAATTCTGTTAAATGCCTACGAAAATAACCAAAAACTGGCAGTAGCTGGGGGAAAAGTCACCTTAATTTGGCCGCAAGGCTACAGTCAACCCAATTGGTTATCCGATCAGTTAGCCGGTGGTTTAGGGGCCTTCGATTTGGGCGACAATGTGGTATATATCAGCCAGGCGGATTTAACTCCGCGAGGGGTTAATTACTCAATCCGGCGAGATTTCTGGGAGAAGATTGGCGGTTTTGACCCTAATTTGGGAAGAATTGGTAAAAAACTTCTTTCTAACGAGGAATTATACACTACAGAACTAGCACTCGCCCAGGGATGGCAAGTAGGCTATTTTCCCGCAGCATTGGTGGAACACAATGTTGCCCCGGAAAGAATCAATCGTCAATGGTTTATGCGTCGCAGTTGGTGGCAAGGCATCAGCGAACACTACCGGGAAGAAGTGGCAGGAAAGACGGGATTGGCTCAATTTGGGCGAGGAGGTGAGCGTTTGGTGAGAGGATTGGTTAAATCTGTCAAATTTATCAATGATCCCGCTAAAAGCTTTGATAATCTTCTCTATGCCTATGGACAAATCGGTTATTTAAGCGAAGCCGCCAAGGCGATGTTAAACCCTCAAAAGTAA
- the folB gene encoding dihydroneopterin aldolase → MDTIHVTGIRAYGYTGYLAEEQVLGQWFEVDLSLEVDISIAGKSDAIEDTLDYRQAIEIVKHQIETSKFALVEKLATVIAEDILKLEGVRQVRVQLSKPAAPIPNFTGKITIDITRSR, encoded by the coding sequence ATGGATACTATTCACGTTACAGGAATTCGTGCCTACGGTTACACAGGATATCTGGCCGAAGAACAGGTTTTAGGTCAATGGTTTGAGGTGGATTTATCCCTAGAAGTTGATATCAGCATTGCTGGCAAAAGTGACGCAATTGAAGATACTCTAGATTATCGACAGGCGATCGAAATTGTCAAACACCAGATTGAAACCAGCAAATTTGCCCTCGTGGAAAAATTGGCCACGGTTATCGCTGAGGATATCCTAAAACTCGAGGGAGTGCGACAGGTAAGAGTACAATTATCAAAACCCGCCGCCCCAATTCCCAACTTTACCGGTAAAATCACCATCGATATCACTAGATCTCGTTGA